A stretch of the Myxococcus guangdongensis genome encodes the following:
- a CDS encoding ATP-binding protein, with protein MEPHVAPPPRPDTPGPVPRPTLASAEDGDSAERFLAELRSSTLFSEVDAEEAERLRAESTHLELQPQQWLGHEGEPASFYLILEGEIRITKTVGGVETLISVFRAGDFFGEVPLLLGQCFLASSRALTHCRLLRLSHPSFWRMLADCPTANQRILSKMAERMKALQSISLQQEKLASLGTLAAGLAHELNNPVSAVMRGVRALGERLRELPSLALSLDCRTLSEPQVRALEARASVSPETLNPLDKGDAEDALARWLDARGVEEAWVMAPDLVESGLSLEKLEHELASLSGEVLKGTLRWVAATRGISVLLDEVGQAGGRIASLVNAARAYTYLDEAPLQRVDVHDGLESTLAVLGHRLRGVHVVREYDRSLPPITAYGTELNQVWTSLIENATDAIKENGGGTLWLRTHRDTDHVVVEVVDDGPGIPPEVLPRIFDPFFTTKGVGEGTGLGLSITHRVVSLLHQGEVIVTSRPGETRFQVRLPFELDGAFIPEPARPRAPSPRQRPEPEELRGA; from the coding sequence ATGGAGCCGCACGTCGCTCCCCCACCGCGCCCCGACACCCCGGGTCCGGTGCCGCGTCCCACCCTGGCGAGCGCGGAGGACGGAGACTCGGCGGAGCGCTTCCTCGCGGAGCTGCGCAGCAGCACCCTCTTCTCAGAAGTGGACGCGGAGGAGGCCGAGCGCCTGCGCGCCGAGTCCACCCACCTGGAGCTCCAACCCCAGCAGTGGCTGGGCCACGAGGGAGAGCCCGCTTCCTTCTACCTCATCCTCGAGGGCGAGATTCGCATCACCAAGACGGTGGGCGGCGTGGAGACGCTCATCTCCGTGTTCCGCGCGGGCGACTTCTTCGGCGAGGTGCCGCTCCTGCTCGGCCAGTGCTTCCTCGCCAGCAGCCGCGCCCTCACGCACTGCCGGCTGTTGCGGCTGTCGCACCCGTCCTTCTGGCGGATGCTCGCGGACTGTCCCACGGCCAACCAGCGCATCCTGAGCAAGATGGCCGAGCGCATGAAGGCGCTCCAGTCCATCTCGCTGCAGCAGGAGAAGCTCGCCTCGCTCGGCACGCTCGCGGCGGGGCTGGCGCATGAGCTGAACAACCCCGTGTCCGCTGTCATGCGCGGCGTGCGCGCGCTCGGCGAACGTCTGCGCGAGCTGCCCTCGCTGGCCCTGTCCCTGGACTGCCGCACGTTGTCCGAGCCCCAGGTCCGCGCGCTGGAGGCCCGCGCTTCGGTGTCACCGGAGACGCTCAACCCGCTGGACAAGGGCGACGCGGAGGACGCGCTCGCGCGCTGGCTGGACGCGCGCGGCGTGGAGGAGGCCTGGGTGATGGCGCCGGACCTGGTGGAGTCCGGGTTGTCGCTCGAGAAGCTGGAGCACGAGCTGGCGTCGCTGTCGGGTGAGGTGCTGAAGGGCACGCTGCGCTGGGTGGCCGCGACGCGGGGCATCTCCGTGCTGCTCGACGAAGTGGGGCAGGCCGGAGGTCGCATCGCCTCGCTGGTGAACGCGGCCCGCGCGTACACGTACCTGGACGAGGCCCCGCTGCAGCGCGTGGACGTCCATGACGGCCTGGAGAGCACGCTGGCGGTGCTGGGCCACCGGCTGCGCGGTGTCCACGTGGTGCGCGAGTACGACCGGAGCCTGCCGCCCATCACCGCGTACGGCACGGAGCTCAACCAGGTGTGGACCAGCCTCATCGAGAACGCGACCGACGCCATCAAGGAGAACGGTGGCGGCACGCTGTGGCTGCGCACCCACCGGGACACGGACCACGTGGTGGTCGAGGTGGTGGACGACGGGCCCGGGATTCCCCCCGAGGTGCTGCCCCGCATCTTCGACCCGTTCTTCACCACGAAGGGCGTGGGCGAGGGCACGGGCCTGGGGCTGAGCATCACCCACCGCGTGGTGTCGCTGCTCCACCAGGGCGAGGTCATCGTCACCTCGCGCCCCGGCGAGACGCGCTTCCAGGTCCGGCTGCCCTTCGAGCTGGATGGCGCCTTCATCCCCGAGCCCGCGCGGCCTCGCGCGCCCTCGCCGCGTCAGCGTCCGGAGCCCGAGGAGCTGCGCGGCGCGTGA
- a CDS encoding sensor histidine kinase produces MSVDPKQPQERLRCLEHTVLRQEKLAALGRHAAGLAHEMNNPASAGRRATEQLTQAMDSQEDLSVALDQWRLTQAQRQQLLRTCRQSQGRGATRDMDPLARGDAEDALATWMDAKGVVNAWDLSPTLLDAGIGEAQLEPLTQALPAEAIPDALAWLEALVRTRALLAEVRQSTTRLAELAGAVKSYTHAGKEQPEPVDVHEGLENTLLLLNYKLKHGVEVKREYDRSLPRVQALPGMLNHVWTNLVDNAIDAMGGKGHLTVRTAKDQGSLLVEVVDDGPGVPPELLERIWEPFFTTKPMGQGTGLGLDIIRRVVVDRHHGDVRVESKPGRTAFQIRLPLK; encoded by the coding sequence GTGTCCGTGGACCCGAAGCAGCCCCAGGAGCGACTGCGGTGCCTGGAGCACACCGTGCTGCGCCAGGAGAAGCTGGCCGCGCTGGGACGACACGCGGCGGGGCTCGCGCACGAGATGAACAACCCGGCCTCCGCGGGCCGACGCGCCACCGAGCAGCTCACCCAGGCCATGGACTCGCAAGAGGACCTGTCGGTGGCGCTCGACCAGTGGCGTCTGACGCAGGCCCAGCGACAGCAGCTGCTGCGCACCTGTCGGCAGAGCCAGGGCCGGGGCGCCACCCGGGACATGGACCCGCTGGCGCGCGGTGACGCCGAGGACGCGCTGGCCACGTGGATGGACGCGAAGGGCGTGGTGAACGCCTGGGATTTGTCGCCCACGTTGTTGGACGCGGGCATCGGTGAGGCGCAGTTGGAGCCGCTCACCCAGGCCCTCCCCGCCGAGGCGATACCGGACGCGCTCGCGTGGTTGGAGGCCCTGGTGCGCACGCGCGCGCTGCTGGCGGAGGTGCGGCAGAGCACCACGCGGCTGGCGGAGCTGGCGGGCGCGGTGAAGTCCTATACCCACGCGGGCAAGGAGCAGCCCGAGCCCGTGGACGTCCACGAGGGGCTGGAGAACACGCTGCTCCTGCTCAACTACAAGCTGAAGCACGGCGTCGAGGTGAAGCGCGAGTACGACCGGAGCCTCCCGCGCGTGCAGGCGCTGCCCGGGATGCTGAACCACGTGTGGACCAACCTGGTCGACAACGCCATCGACGCCATGGGCGGCAAGGGCCACCTCACGGTGCGCACCGCGAAGGACCAAGGCTCCCTCCTCGTCGAGGTGGTGGACGATGGGCCCGGCGTCCCACCGGAGCTGCTGGAGCGCATCTGGGAGCCCTTCTTCACCACCAAGCCCATGGGCCAAGGCACCGGGCTGGGCCTGGACATCATCCGCCGCGTCGTCGTGGACCGGCACCACGGCGACGTGCGCGTGGAGTCGAAGCCGGGCCGCACCGCCTTCCAGATACGACTGCCCCTGAAGTGA
- a CDS encoding FAD-dependent oxidoreductase — MAKPVILAVDDDTEVLRAVERDLRRQYGREYRVLSADRGESALETVRQLRLRGDPVALFLVDQRMPGMSGVEFLEQAKTIYDEARRVLLTAYADTQAAIHAINEVRLDHYLLKPWEPPEERLYPVLTDLLEEWWAHHPPTFEGLRVLGNRWAPRSHALRDFLGSNQVPYQWLDVEASDEGRLLLAQAGGAAVEKLPLVLFPDGTRLMGPSTLEVAERIGLKVRATKPFYDLVIIGGGPAGLAAAVYGASEGLGTVMVERSAPGGQAGTSSRIENYLGFPAGLSGSDLARRAVAQAARFGVEILTPQEVSHLRVEDPYRIVTLADGTELSCHALLLAMGVQWKKLSTPGMEALTGAGVYYGSSRTEALSCKDEEVYIIGGANSAGQAALYFAQFAQRVTLVVRGDSLEKGMSHYLVEQVRSLPNVTVLLDTEVTRVEGGAHLERVTLATRGQPERTVPASTLFVMIGAVPRTEWLDGLVARDERGYILTGPDLMPSGQRPKGWKPERAPFLLETSVPGIFAAGDVRHASIKRVASGVGEGSIAISFIHQYLSEV, encoded by the coding sequence ATGGCCAAGCCCGTCATCCTCGCGGTGGACGACGACACGGAAGTGCTTCGCGCGGTGGAGCGCGACTTGCGGCGTCAGTACGGCCGCGAGTACCGGGTGCTCAGCGCGGACCGGGGAGAGTCCGCGCTGGAGACGGTGCGCCAGCTGCGGCTGCGCGGCGACCCGGTGGCGCTCTTCCTCGTGGACCAGCGCATGCCGGGCATGTCGGGCGTGGAGTTCCTGGAGCAGGCGAAGACGATCTACGACGAGGCCCGGCGCGTGCTGCTCACCGCGTACGCGGACACGCAGGCCGCCATCCACGCCATCAACGAGGTGCGGCTGGACCACTACCTGCTCAAGCCGTGGGAGCCACCGGAGGAGCGCCTGTATCCAGTGCTGACGGACCTGCTGGAGGAGTGGTGGGCGCACCACCCGCCCACGTTCGAGGGCCTCCGCGTGCTGGGCAACCGCTGGGCCCCTCGCTCGCATGCGCTGCGCGACTTCCTGGGCAGCAACCAGGTGCCCTACCAGTGGCTCGACGTGGAGGCCAGCGACGAGGGCCGCCTGCTGCTCGCGCAGGCCGGAGGCGCCGCCGTGGAGAAGCTGCCGCTGGTGCTCTTCCCGGACGGCACGCGGTTGATGGGCCCGTCCACGCTGGAGGTCGCCGAGCGCATCGGCCTGAAGGTGCGCGCGACCAAGCCCTTCTACGACCTGGTCATCATCGGCGGAGGCCCCGCGGGGCTGGCGGCCGCGGTGTATGGCGCGTCCGAGGGGCTGGGCACGGTGATGGTGGAGCGCAGCGCGCCGGGAGGACAGGCGGGGACCAGCTCGCGCATCGAGAACTACCTGGGCTTCCCCGCGGGGCTGAGCGGCTCGGACCTGGCGCGGCGCGCGGTGGCGCAGGCGGCGCGGTTCGGGGTGGAGATATTGACGCCGCAGGAGGTGAGCCACCTGCGCGTGGAGGACCCGTACCGCATCGTCACGCTCGCGGACGGCACGGAGCTGAGCTGCCACGCGCTGCTGCTCGCGATGGGTGTGCAGTGGAAGAAGCTCTCCACGCCCGGCATGGAGGCGCTCACCGGGGCGGGCGTCTACTACGGCTCGTCGCGCACGGAGGCGCTGTCGTGCAAGGACGAGGAGGTCTACATCATCGGCGGCGCCAACTCCGCCGGACAGGCCGCGCTCTACTTCGCGCAGTTCGCCCAGCGGGTGACGCTCGTCGTGCGCGGGGACTCGCTGGAGAAGGGCATGTCCCATTACCTCGTCGAGCAGGTGCGCTCGCTGCCCAACGTCACGGTGCTGCTGGACACGGAGGTGACGCGCGTGGAGGGCGGCGCGCATCTGGAGCGCGTCACGCTCGCCACGCGCGGACAGCCCGAGCGCACCGTGCCCGCGAGCACGCTGTTCGTGATGATTGGCGCGGTGCCGAGGACGGAGTGGCTGGACGGGCTGGTGGCGCGTGACGAGCGCGGCTACATCCTCACCGGGCCGGACCTGATGCCGTCCGGGCAGCGGCCCAAGGGGTGGAAGCCAGAGCGGGCGCCCTTCCTGTTGGAGACGAGCGTGCCGGGCATCTTCGCCGCGGGGGACGTGCGCCACGCCTCCATCAAGCGCGTGGCCTCCGGCGTGGGCGAGGGCTCCATCGCCATCTCCTTCATCCATCAGTACCTGAGCGAGGTGTGA
- a CDS encoding DUF7151 family protein: MRWTWLALLPLAAGCDALSIRDLMDHPPALNREVVELPGARCELGGRDVLVGTDDNRNGVLDDEEVTGSTLVCARSEAEMRVEQQPVPPGERCPGGGLVTRAGYDFNQNDTLDTEEVAREVYSCRDVAEAQLLTRTRAPPPSPRVCLAPTVLTRVEAGHDEDGDGVLGDDEVRTSMEVCVETSRLLVTRAWEPACAAGGTRVSTGTDLDGDGVLDEEEVLASTPICDDLNTFDGTFVIRGPVDVAVLKGISRIRGGLEVRTGNTQVSEIRLATLEVVDGALFVQDNTSLTRLEFPGLRFIGQGLSLLNNVALESVTVGGATGQFSWVGASLEVAHNPRLQTLDGLQSVVPRSGVVLEDNAQLSHTSEGQGLRAIQTLTGSLRIKDNPALALLPLPNLTSVAQSVLIENNARLTTLEGTRLEFIGKNLEVTNNPALRTLTGLASLHTIGVTLEVRLNAALVDSNGLGALAQVESIFFSRNDALAWWGNMPRLQSMRGTLSLEAHARLVDVRGMESLRMLSWLSLYNNPALTTLTGLEGVERLTGLASEQNSALTSLADLKGLRTLESLMLLDNPLMSELGLPAVQQVSRYFSIQRNPQLPSCRVKAFGERVYTGPGNVYLVAGNNDAATCP, from the coding sequence ATGAGGTGGACCTGGCTGGCCCTGCTGCCGCTCGCGGCGGGGTGTGACGCCCTGAGCATCCGCGACTTGATGGACCACCCGCCCGCGCTCAACCGGGAGGTCGTGGAGCTGCCCGGCGCGCGGTGTGAGCTGGGAGGCCGCGACGTGCTCGTGGGCACCGACGACAACCGCAACGGCGTGCTCGACGACGAGGAGGTGACGGGCTCCACGCTCGTCTGCGCCCGCTCCGAGGCCGAGATGCGGGTGGAGCAGCAGCCGGTGCCCCCGGGCGAGCGCTGTCCGGGGGGCGGGCTGGTCACCCGCGCGGGCTACGACTTCAACCAGAACGACACGCTGGACACCGAGGAGGTCGCCCGCGAGGTGTACTCGTGCCGCGACGTCGCCGAGGCCCAGTTGCTCACCCGCACGCGAGCGCCCCCGCCCTCCCCTCGCGTCTGTCTGGCCCCCACCGTGCTCACGCGGGTCGAGGCGGGGCACGACGAGGACGGCGACGGCGTGCTCGGCGACGACGAGGTGCGCACCAGCATGGAGGTCTGCGTGGAAACCTCCCGCCTGCTCGTCACCCGCGCCTGGGAGCCGGCGTGCGCGGCCGGGGGCACCCGCGTCAGCACGGGCACGGACCTGGATGGCGACGGCGTGCTCGACGAGGAAGAGGTGCTCGCCTCGACCCCCATCTGCGACGACCTGAACACGTTCGACGGCACCTTCGTCATCAGAGGACCCGTGGACGTGGCGGTGCTGAAGGGCATCTCCCGCATCCGCGGCGGCCTCGAGGTGCGAACGGGCAACACGCAGGTCTCCGAAATCCGGCTCGCCACGCTGGAGGTCGTCGACGGCGCGCTCTTCGTGCAGGACAACACGTCCCTCACGCGGCTGGAGTTCCCCGGGCTGCGCTTCATCGGCCAGGGGCTGAGCCTGCTCAACAACGTCGCGCTGGAGTCGGTGACGGTGGGGGGCGCGACGGGGCAGTTCTCCTGGGTGGGCGCCAGCCTGGAGGTGGCGCACAACCCCCGACTCCAGACCCTGGACGGGCTCCAGTCGGTGGTGCCACGCAGTGGCGTCGTCCTCGAGGACAACGCGCAACTCTCCCACACGTCCGAGGGCCAGGGGCTGCGCGCCATCCAGACGCTGACGGGCTCGCTGCGCATCAAGGACAACCCCGCGCTGGCGCTCCTGCCGCTGCCCAACCTGACGAGCGTGGCGCAGAGCGTGCTCATCGAGAACAACGCCCGCCTCACCACCCTCGAGGGCACGCGGCTGGAGTTCATCGGCAAGAACCTGGAGGTGACGAACAACCCCGCGCTGCGCACGCTGACGGGGCTGGCGTCGCTGCACACCATCGGCGTGACGCTGGAGGTCCGGCTCAACGCGGCGCTCGTCGACAGCAACGGGCTGGGCGCGCTCGCGCAGGTGGAGAGCATCTTCTTCTCGCGCAACGACGCGCTGGCGTGGTGGGGGAACATGCCCCGACTGCAGAGCATGCGAGGCACCCTCTCGCTGGAGGCCCACGCGCGCCTGGTGGACGTGCGCGGCATGGAGTCCCTGCGGATGCTGTCGTGGCTGAGCCTCTACAACAACCCCGCGCTGACGACGCTGACGGGGCTGGAGGGCGTGGAGCGGTTGACGGGGCTGGCCTCGGAGCAGAACAGCGCGCTGACCAGCCTCGCGGACCTGAAGGGGCTGCGCACCCTCGAGTCGCTGATGCTGCTCGACAACCCCCTCATGTCGGAGCTGGGGCTGCCCGCGGTGCAGCAGGTGTCCCGGTACTTCTCCATCCAGCGCAATCCCCAGCTCCCCTCCTGCCGGGTGAAGGCCTTCGGCGAGCGCGTCTACACCGGCCCGGGGAACGTCTACCTGGTGGCGGGCAACAACGACGCGGCCACCTGCCCCTGA